The following are from one region of the Lytechinus pictus isolate F3 Inbred chromosome 4, Lp3.0, whole genome shotgun sequence genome:
- the LOC135153858 gene encoding protein SFI1 homolog gives MCMLRKPMKMTQKRNSKVTLPNLSLAEAHHKADKFSLSDLHRQTNAAAKQAILYELHSSMQLRAERIRLHRKGSSDTHHDDGDDDLKEAAEREPVTQVPSRYQTKHVTFGEAHLEPRLQSRIPVPVRHDPNQRSRSHKVSNVKEQDGRSRVAQNVRRRGDGDNKHHGNQTVNFEYTWGQRGRLNELRIRFLARKYFKVWRRNACTGVRPSIIREHYNSRLLRKMFDEWREFWWTQRREWTLMIRAEYHHRYKIYQHVWMCWRAFVVREKVKNAKKEISSIHASSTLLLKAMLAWKHYVTLRRAKRVLKQKAEKVHQRHALQFCWNEWRAALQQRREENDADVYALQYWAESLIQRAWNAWRRRWLEKQEMKEKERQAQHHYEKTLVSRCYHQGLIPYTHHRKEKRRINAQAYQVYSHRLLTQSWQHWNQRWFTRRSLAQRQEQVDRLGNRARMRRLLTHWRFYIHQVHIERRQEDIARIHHNTQLKKLGLLMLRLAVVQRRVKERRTEQAIELHQEMLVKRCWNQWILQCEHREELRLFAATRKARQMHRKHLLTAVFQQWCHYTVWRRHRKAQYARADAHYARSNLLPKCIQRLRDNAELEKKKRALHAQAMEFYREGQLGRCFYRWCQSFQLSQDVRMMERMVCTCTVRVGTKVVQVYSKCGPCSIRFCSLMNDV, from the exons ATGTGTATGTTGAGGAAACCAATGAAAATGACCCAGAAGCGCAATTCCAAGGTAACCCTTCCGAACCTCTCATTAGCCGAAGCCCATCACAAAGCTGACAAATTTTCTCTGAGTGACCTGCACCGTCAGACCAATGCTGCTGCCAAACAGGCCATCCTCTATGAGCTCCACTCATCGATGCAGCTTCGAGCAGAGAGGATTCGTCTCCATCGGAAAGGTTCCTCAGATActcatcatgatgatggtgatgacgatctcaaagaagctgctgaaagggaGCCAGTAACGCAGGTCCCCTCCCGATATCAAACCAAACATGTGACTTTTGGTGAAGCACATTTAGAACCAAGACTCCAATCCCGAATCCCTGTTCCAGTTCGTCATGACCCAAACCAAAGGTCAAGAAGTCACAAGGTCTCCAATGTAAAGGAGCAGGATGGTAGAAGCAGGGTTGCACAAAATGTCAGAAGGAGAGGTGATGGTGACAATAAGCATCATGGGAACCAAACTGTAAACTTTGAGTATACGTGGGGACAAAGAGGAAGGTTGAATGAACTCAGAATCAG GTTTCTTGCAAGGAAGTATTTCAAGGTGTGGAGGAGGAATGCTTGCACTGGTGTCAGACCATCAATTATCAG GGAGCATTACAACTCACGGCTTCTGCGGAAGATGTTTGACGAGTGGAGAGAATTCTGGTGGACACAGCGCAGAGAATGGACCCTAATGATAAGAGCTGAGTATCATCATAG ATACAAGATTTACCAACATGTATGGATGTGTTGGAGAGCATTTGTTGTGAGAGAAAAAGTGAAGAATGCCAAGAAAGAAATCTCAAGCATCCATG CCTCAAGTACATTGCTACTCAAGGCCATGTTAGCATGGAAGCACTATGTCACATTGAGGAGAGCAAAGAGAGTACTGAAGCAGAAAGCTGAGAAGGTTCATCAGAGACATGCACTGCAATTCTGTTGGAATGAATGGAGGGCTGCCTTGCAGCAGCGCAGGGAGGAGAATGATGCTGACGTGTATGCCTTGCAGTACTGGGCTGAGAGTCTCATCCAGAGG GCATGGAATGCCTGGAGAAGAAGATGGTTAGAGAAACAGGAgatgaaggagaaagagaggcaAGCTCAGCATCACTACGAAAAGACACTGGTATCAAGATGTTATCACCAAGGCCTGATACCATACACTCATCataggaaagagaaaaggaggaTCAATG CACAAGCTTACCAGGTGTATTCCCACAGACTATTAACCCAATCGTGGCAGCATTGGAATCAGAGATGGTTTACCCGTCGATCCTTAGCACAGCGCCAAGAACAGGTTGATCGTCTTGGAAACAGAGCCAGGATGAGGAGACTCCTCACTCATTGGAGATTCT ATATTCATCAAGTGCATATTGAGAGGAGACAAGAAGATATAGCAAGGATACATCATAACACACAACTGAAG AAACTGGGTCTGTTAATGCTGAGACTTGCTGTTGTTCAGAggagagtgaaagaaagaagaacagAACAAGCAATAGAATTGCACCAAGAGATG TTGGTGAAACGTTGTTGGAATCAATGGATCCTGCAGTGTGAACACAGAGAAGAGCTTAGACTCTTTGCAGCTACAAGGAAAGCAAGACAAATGCACAG GAAACACCTTTTGACTGCAGTATTTCAGCAATGGTGCCACTACACAGTATGGAGAAGACATCGCAAG GCTCAGTATGCCAGGGCAGATGCTCACTATGCTAGGAGCAACCTGCTTCCTAAGTGTATCCAGAGACTTAGAGACAATGCTGAattagagaagaagaagagggcaCTCCATGCACAGGCTATGGAATTCTACAG GGAAGGTCAGCTTGGTAGATGTTTCTATCGTTGGTGTCAATCATTTCAGTTGAGTCAAGATGTTAGGATGATGGAGAGaatggtatgtacatgtacagtacgtGTAGGTACTAAGGTAGTTCAAGTGTATTCCAAGTGTGGACCATGTTCCATTCGCTTTTGTTCTCTCATGAATGATGTATGA